TTTAGCAAATGGTGCGCTAGAGACATTAATGTTGCGCTTGCCACCACAGCGATTAACACGCTACTAGAAAAGCCAGACATGGCAACTCCTAGAGCAGTACCACTAGCAGGAGGATGCTCAGTATCGGTAGCCACCATCAGGAAAATAGAAACCCCGACTGCGATCGAATAATTGATGACAGGAGGAAATACTAAAGAGTGGGGAAGAAAAGTAGAAATGGCACCACAAGAAAGACCGATTAGGTGACCTCCGATAACACTTCGCGGCTGGGCAGCAATACTAAATGGCATAGTGAAAACAATAAATGCGGTAGCTCCAATTGATGTTATAATTACTATATCTCGCGCAGTCAGGAACAAAAGAGCCGCAAATAATACCAGAACAGCAACAGAGCTCTGCCAAAGGTAGTTTTTCCACAGCGATTTAAATTTAGCCGTTGTAGGTCTACCTAAGATAACAGTTAAAGGGTCAAAGTGCCTTTTCTGTATCACTTCCCTACAATTCGCTCCGGTGTAGAATACCTTAAAATCGTACAAAACTCATTTCTTATGTTCCAGTCTAACGCTGATACTAGATCTGTTTTTGGGCAAATCACTACTCCTCCCGTTTACATTACTTTAGGGAGTAGAATCTAATATTAACAACCTGTCCCAATTTTAGATACCACACTCCAACCACCCACTTTATTGATTCCTCATATTCCCCTGAGATAGGCCATCATTTGGTCTACTGTCATATCTTCAATACCTAATTCTCTGAGAGACAAACCGTCCTTTAG
The sequence above is a segment of the Dehalococcoidales bacterium genome. Coding sequences within it:
- a CDS encoding HPP family protein, with the translated sequence MYDFKVFYTGANCREVIQKRHFDPLTVILGRPTTAKFKSLWKNYLWQSSVAVLVLFAALLFLTARDIVIITSIGATAFIVFTMPFSIAAQPRSVIGGHLIGLSCGAISTFLPHSLVFPPVINYSIAVGVSIFLMVATDTEHPPASGTALGVAMSGFSSSVLIAVVASATLMSLAHHLLKRHMKKLTR